taggatGTGTGTTCTTTTGGGCTTGCTGTAGAGAAAAATTATTCCAAATCTGTGTTTCCTCTATCTAAGAATACTAAGAACATGACCTGTAAGCTAGGATGTGTTCAAATTATATTCCAGGCTTTAACAGTTATACAGACagcttaaaataataatgatagttgACACTTACATAGCATCTAGTATgagccaggcaccattctaaggGGATTTATAAATATCAACCTATTTAACACTTAGAAACAATCCTAAAAGGTAGGTTCTATTATGacttccattttatggatgaggaaactgaggcacagagaggttaaataacttgcctaaggtcacatgtTATTAGGAGTTTGAGCCAAGATCCAAATCCTGATCGTATGGCTCCAGGGTTTGTAAATTTAGCAACTCAGAAGTGAAAACTTTTAATTCTTGCTACTGAAACTTATCTTTAGCATATTataaacagaaacacaaatatatttttaacaaacCAAAACTATATTCTAAAATACTGACAACATGTTTACCCCTTCCCTTCTCATCCTCCTACCCTGTCTTTCATCTTCATGCCACCTCTAGTTTATCCAAACTTaacactaaaaaaaacaaaacaaaacacagtgccATTCATTCTGGCATAAAGGAACCCCACTGTCCACTAAAAGAGCACCAATGAAGTTAAATAATTCCTGGAAAGTTTATATtcccagaaatacaaaataaaattttcatatttaaatcaGATTTATTATGTTAAATCATACAATGTTATTAGCACTGacagtgtcttaaaaatcatctaTTCCAATCACATTTACATAGTAGGGAACCAAGGTCAGAAAGAGAATGTAATTTGCCTAACATCTCATCATTAATTAATGGGCAAAGTTGGAACTCCAGAACTCctaacttattttttctttaaagttaggtttactgagatataatttacatacagtaaaattaccctttttaattgtacaattcaaggagttttgacaaatgcacacaACTGTGTAAGCACTGGCACAAGCAAGATATAGAACAGTTCAATCAGCTCCTCCAAACTCCTTCACGCCTCTTTATAGTTAACCCTTGAGACAGGGAGCCATGGCAGGGTTTTCAGTAGAGAAGTGACGTGATCTCACTTCACCTGAAAAAGATCACACTGGTTTCTACTTGGAGAACGAACTGTGGAGGGAGCAAGGGTAGAATCAGGAAGCTGGAACAGAGTAAGGTGATAGGCTTGGAACAGGGTagcagaggtggtggtggtgaagttCGCAACAAAAACTTTATAAACTAAATGATAGTACAAATACAGTGACAAAACCACTTTTAGTCTGAATCAATTAAGCTAGAAGTATTTAATATGTTTATTAAGTAATCTAaaatcagtgattttcaaacaGTAAGGGAGGGTATGTATAATTTTAtagtggaaaattaaaaaaatagatcttAACAGTTGAGCTCTGGTCTAAAAAATAAaccttaatatatatataaaagaatcaagaaaaggaaatatctgtgaaGGGAAATGAAAGTACATCACCTCATCGAAGTCTCCTCTCACAATATGAACATCACCCGCCAGAGTCTTGAGATAATCATAACTCTCTTTAGTGCAAAGGTTTCCAGTGCAGAGGATGTGCTGAATCTTTCCTGGCACCAGCAATTTTTTGAATTTAGCCGGCAAACTATTGCACCGGTGTGGGATGTGCAGGTCTCCTAATACCAACACCAACTTTAAAGTGTCAAGGTGAGAAAAGATGTAATGTTAAACAGGATGTCAAAACAAGATATTCCTTTCCCATTtacttcctttttaaattaaactaaCCAGAGATTTCAGGACACCAAAGAGAAGTTATTCATACAGTTCCTATCATGACCATTTAAACACACATATGATTCTAAATCAATCTTAAGTTTATTTTGGTCATAAACAGGTGTACATACACTATACAGGTAATCATTTTACCAAGAATAAAATCAAGCTTTCTAAAGCAATTCATTTAGAGACTTATAAATTATGCTgaataaaaaaactgaaaaatgaaaaatatactagtAGGCCCTATGGAATGATATGGTAATTCATATTTCTGTAGTTGTAATGCAAAACTTCATATACTAATTCCAGGAACgttaataaaaataacttaaaattataACGACAGAGGAAAAAAGTTAACTCTATAAATTACTAGATTGACAACTATTTGGAGGAACAGTAGCCAAATTTACAATACTTGTTACTTAAAATATTAACTATACATTACAGAAAAATAAGTCTTGTTTCAAAGAGTTTCAATAGGGCAAATCTGTGCTTCTGAACTATATATAATCTTTATATTCTCTTTCCTTCATCATTAGAAATCCTCACTGTCAGTATTTTTATTGTCCAGATTAAATTGCCTGTGTACTCTTAGTTTAGTTCCCAAACTTAGAGTAACATTTTCACAATCTTCCACATGCACcagttttaaaaagagagagagagaaagatcagCCAAATAAGTGATGAATTCAGTAGGAGGTGGTTTAGAGCTGGAACATAGTCTCAaatgacaaaaacaaattttgttttattttttgacacacaaaaaatttgcatttaagtataaaataaaaaacctcAATCctgcaaatttttaattttaaaatttccagattTGATATATATACATCAATTAACAGAATACTGTTCaaaaggtcatttaaaaatagcaCCTGTCCTCCAAAGGACAAACAGAATCAATTTCTCCATGTTGATTAATATAAGCACCTTCATTCTATGACAGGATGTTTTCCACACAGACAACCCATCCATAAATGCACATGCCCTTTAACTTGGTCTAAATAAGGTGTTACTATTCCAAATAAAACATTAAGTATCTAAAACAGGATAAAACAGGTAACAGTTTGGCCACCATAGATTTTATAAACTGAAattaatcaaaatcaaaatgtataaaataattcaaattattctaaaataagcTTCACTCATCTTGCCACAAATACCAAAATGattacaaaggaaagaaaacgtTATCAGGATATAAAGTAACTAAAGTAACACAAGGTTACAAATTAAATtagtgcattttaaaagaaattattaaataagCTTTAAAGAGTAGTTTCAACAAGTGTTTGCTCAATGACTTATATTAATTATTTCAATCGAGATCTTAGTGGACAAAACATGTGTAAAATTAAACACCACATAGTTTCCACCCTCATTGGTAAACAATACAAAAGTACCTGGAGATAGAACAATCTTCATCTTTAGAGGGGAATCCCTTCAGATATAGATTGAAGTACATAGTTAATGTGGGAAGCTGGCATTtgagaaaaaggtaaaaatagatttctatattaaaaaaaaaaaaacacctcaaacTCATAAAAGGGTATAACAAGCTGAAAATATTTGGGACTAATAATGAATGAGCTGTTCAAACCAATGTGGTGGAAAGAACATTAGTAAGACATGGTACTTTATAATGACTGATGACCTAAAGTCTATAATGTACTGTGGATTATGCACAAGTGTGCCCAGACTATTAGCAGTCTAAAGATATAACTATGAATGACcacacagaaattatttcaaattagtATCCTTACTAGGACTCTGGTTTCCTGCAGGTGATGAAATTATAGGGGAAATAGTGTCACATAACAAATGTCATACTTTGAGCAGTGTCTTTGCCCAAATTACACACTTTGACAGTTCAGGTTAGACACAGAGTCTTTTAAGACAGCAAAAGATCCTGGAAATGGCAGTCTtgttaaattcaaataaaaacccAACCTAATCAAAGCATAGGAATTTGGTTACTTCCTACTTGATAGACCATAAAAGGGTGAAATCCCAGTAATCAGCCACCCAATCACCATTGTTAGTAGGAGCTAAGAGAAGAAACTTACTCTGTGCCCAGCCTTAGTGGAATGAAGAAGTTGATTGCAGACagtggagtgaaaaaaaaaaaagggtgaaaCATGACCAATGTTAAAAGAAAGCAacgaaaagaaacaaaatcaaaaaaagaacaaaaactcaTATCGAATATGCAAACAATTGTTAATGATTTCTGAGTGttatgaaagaaaatgttaaaaatcagcTTTGctcaaaacaataacaaaagaacCATTTGCTGTACTAttaaacacaacacacacacacttcaaaaaatttttgCCCTGtcaattttttctacttttcctaATCTTATTCTCCACATTGACTGCCATCCCTTCTGTTTCCTGTTCTATTCagaattttataaaacaatttggaaaattcaTCAGCAATAGCTTAAATGAAAGCTAACATTTTCTGGATTCTTTAGGCCTATTATTTCTCAAGTATATTGATTTTGATTCTTCTATGGTCAAAATTCTAGTAGCTGGAAAGTCATGCTGCAGCTAGGTCATTATCTTCTACATAAGATGTAATAACACAGCACTATGACATTATCAAATGATGAAATCACTAACTAAAGATGATAAAAGCAGACACATTCCTCCAGCTAAAAATGGACTTTCCCCACACTTGAATTTGACCATAAACTCTGGATACTACTGAGTGATGAACATTTCTAGTCTCCATTCCTTttagtaaaatgtttttaatcataaaagaaTGGACTAATGCTAATTTTTGCCCAGTTTTTTCTATTTCACATGGAAAGTGACGTTCCAGTACAACTACCCTAAAAAGGTGTTTACCTCTCAAAAAAACTTCAGAAACATGACTATGGAAATGTCAGGTGATTTCATCTTTTCGCAGGATAAGTGTCTGAAAATTATTGTAAACTGGATTACTCTAAACGAGTTCAGAATCAAAAATGGGACTAAAGCCATTAACATATACAAAGAAGCTAAAGCATGTAACATGAATCTTCGGCTGTCACGTCTGCAAGTCACCTTAAAGGCTATGCTTGTCATAATATCCTGctagttttaaaaatgcaaaaattcatCAGAGAGAGAAGTCCCTTTTCATCAACACAAATACCAAGATCATCCACAGCTCCTTTTGAAATCGTTCTTAACTTTTAGGGAGCCGAGGGCACCTATGAAAAGCTGACTAAAACTATGAGCCTTCTCCAGTAGCAGCTCCCAAATTTTTATGTAGGAAAGTCTTAGGGGAAGCGACCTAATTGGGGTCAGGGGGTGATGGGCCAGCCTTGGACGAGGCTGGGTCAATCTAATGAACGAGTGAGGTAAAGCTCTCCAAACTACCCCTTGGCGCCAACAATGACCCTTTAACGAGTAAAACGAACATACTCGCAAAATTCTCCAAACAATTTCAAGGAGTTCTAAAACCATTAAGGAATCGTACTTTAAATGGTCGCAGCATCCGGAGGAAACAAGAAGTTCCCGAAATTCTACGAGCCAAATCCAGTCCTCTGGGAGCACACCGCCACATTTCAATGGCAGCTGCACGTTATTTCAGGGGCGAAGGGGATAGTTTTTATCCTCTCtccctagatggcaaactaaaaTGGGACAAGAGATTCTCCTAGCTTCTTCCCGTTTTGCATCCAGAAACTAGCTTTCGCCACATGGGAGTGGCAACTGGTACACGCCAACCAGCGGGAGGTGCTTTTTGCGGGAAAGGAACAGGGAAACGTCTGGAAACGGCGAGGAACCCGTGCCCTTTTCTTGGGAACGCTCGAGGTACAGGCCCCAAAGCCTTTCCCGGTTCGGGTATATGGGTCTCGTGACAGAAGGAATAACTAAGACGGGCCCTTTCTCCCCTCAGACGTCCTCTGGTCCCTGGGGCGGGGGTGCGAGGCCAGGGCTGGACGCACCCAGAGGTGGCcgctctctttccttccctgcctttccccaggccCGGGCCCGAGCCGCGCCCGCCACCGCCTCCAAGATCGCCCAAGCCCTCGCCCAGAGACTCCCAGTGGTTCCTAACGACGCATCACCCCAGCCGAGAGCAGGCCTCGGTCGCCGCATTTGCCGTTCCTCACCATTCTGTCACTGGGCTCCGCTCAGTCACCACAACCACCGCCGCCCTCTCTTCCTCAGACTCCTCGGCGACCCGCCCACTAGCTCACAGCCAATGAAAAAAGAGGTTGACAAGAGACCGCCCTACGGAGGCCGCCGCAGGCCCTTCCCCGCCGTAAAGCGAAGTTACTCTTTGGAAAATAGCCGGCAGGGTTGGGGGATGGGCCAAGATCGCGAAGTTTCGAAAAGCGCGGGAAATATCCGGGCACTTGGGGCCGTCGAGCTGAGGCGCGCCGTTTGCCTCAATTTTTTAGGGCTTGCAGCCATGCTGAAGTGCGGGATGAGCGGTAGTCAGGTGAAAGGTGGAGTGGCCTTCCTTGCCTTGATGTGTAGAGAAGAGAAAGCCAACAGTTCATGGGGAAGTTTACACCATCGTCTCATTTCTTGACATTTGCTTTTGTGCCTAAGGGCTGAGGACACAAGGCCTGGCGACAGCTagcacccacccacccagggtCCCGTTAGCTTCCAAGGGGAGAATGAAGGCCCATCTGCTTTTATTTTCGCGTAGTATTAATATTCATGGGTGTCCATGAGAGGAAGCTGCATCAAAGGACAGCGGTGGGAAGGGCAGGCCTCAACTTCGCGGTGATAAGGACTGCGTGGGGAGGAGTTGAGGAAAATAATGCTTGGgctgttaaaatatttaagtgccATGAGAAAAGCATAAATATGGCTTTTATTCCAAATTCTACCTTTTTTAatgtgtgacctgggacaagcCACGGACTCACTTCAGGGCTCAGTttcgtcatctgtaaaatgagaataataacagCATCTTTGTTAAAGGGTTTGTGTAGTAAATGGGAATGTACAGAAACTATTGTTTATTATAAATGGTACTTTAAACGTGTAAGTTACTCCAGGAAGTCTCTATTTAGAAAAGGTTTCCTACAGACTGTAACCTAAAAATGATGTTGAAAGGCATTGTGTTGCAGCTGGCTTCCCCTGTATTGAGGGCATCTGTGGAACAGTATTAGTGAACAGGAAAGGGAAGCACAAGTCCCCCTTTGTTGTATTTTCCCAGAGTTCTAGAAAGTTCTATTTTGCAGTGTGTACCTCAGTTCTCAATAAgtaattatttgtattattgtttaattttgtttttcctcctggaCTGTGAGCACTAGGAGGGTAGGAACTGTACCTGTCTAGTTTATTGCTCTTCCCTTATTGCCTTGGGTTGTACTGTACTTCGAAcatactaggtgctcaataaatattcattgaatgaatgaaaggtcTTCAGAAAACAGCTCCAGGAAGAAGGGGTGAATGTGAGTTGGTAGAAAGGGACAAATGcctctatcttttcttttcttttcttttcttttcttttcttttcttttcttttcttttcttttcttttcttttcttttcctggtcATCCTGTCTTTCTCAGTTTGAGGCCTGCATCCCAACTCACACACTTTGGATTCTTGAGCATTATAATCTGATTTTATGTTCTGgaattagttttccttttttatacttCTCCATGGATTGATATGGCATTCATTTTTCAGCATAGTATCTCATATCTATTTGCCACATTTTAACTTATTCATAATTTATAAAAACACTAACAGTGTCGTACCAGATCAGACCACTGTTTTATCCAGCCCTAGCCTCTCTTTCTGACAGGGCATCTGTATTTGGTGGGAAGATCTGGCATTTTCCATACTCAAACATCAGCGATATATCTTGAATGCTTCTAATTTCCTCTCATGACTTGTTTTGATTTTGCCACCTTCAAATTATTAAAGTTATTAAAACCCTTCAAATCATCTTCTCTAGGCTCTGTTTTTACACTTTGAGGGGACAGagcaatacatttatttaaaccaagttttaaaatatattaatatagaaATTGTCTTGCCATAGTAGTTCTATGCGATGCTGCAAACATACAGAAAGGAAGAATTTTGTTGCATTTTATCATTTCACACACTTATTCTGTGAATgtattgagcacttgctatgtgtCTGGCATTTTGCCAAAGGTATTATACTGTATTTCTTAAAGCAGTTTGTAGTACTAGTCTGTAAAACACTGTTCTTTATGAATTTCTTTTGAGTCCTGTGAATGCTCAAGTGGTTCtgtgatttgtttttattgttggagagaaagaagatggaaaagtACCTTTCTTTTTCTCCGTAGTATTTGGGAAAGCAATCCAAGCTCTCTCACGAATTAATGACGAGCTGTGGCTAGACCCCTCTGAAAAAGGTGTAAGTAGGAAAATTAATTAATAGACCATCTATTAAGGCAAAAGCTATTTAAAGATCCCAGTACAGACTGAATGTTAACTAGGAAATCTAGAAATCTTAAACATCTCTTTCACTGTTCATCTTTATTTTACATATCTGAGTACATTTAGAGCATAGTTAACTTAAAAATTGTACAGATACTCACAATTAATGTAAACCAAACATCACAAACTGGTCAGGAGGCTAGATATGACTTACAGAAGTGTTTTGTGGGGCCtgcactgtttttaaaaagattgaagtATTTTCTAACACTTAATAATTGGGAAAGGCCacataaaaatctgaatttcCTGCTTCTTCTGAAAGCTCAGAAGACCGGACAGTTTTGAGCCTGCTTTCCGAAGTGGAAGTAGTTGGCTGACGCTGACTAACAATTTCTCCCTTTAGACGAGGCAGGGGATTGCCATTTTGCTGCAATCTTTTCACTCCCTTTTATATTGCCTTCTACCACTTTGTGCATTAAAGTCAAAGTGCCTGTAGGCATGTACATTTTTACAATTTCAACATGCAAGACTTTAGATTTAATACCGCTATGTATTTAATATGGATATGTACacgtatgtgtatgcatatgcaaATTCAATACACACTGTATAATATAGTCCatattatgtgtatattataATTCATATGTATAATGTAGCCCCTTTAATGCAGTTAATATCCTATAGCCTTATTGGAACATATTTCAATGTGATGTTAAACATAATAGAATATTTTGAATTAATCATTTAaagaaagttgatttttttcctaaatagctagtattttattttctagctttCTTTAAGATCTGTGAATTCTGGTCGGTCAGCATATGGATGTGTCTTCTTCTCCTCTGTGTTTTTTCAACATTATCAATGGTCAGTGAAAACGAATGACAGTGACACAATATTGAACTTAAATTGCAAATTGGGAATGAAAGTAAGTGTACGTGGGCCTGGTTTTCTGCAGTACTGTAGCAATATTTGTTATACGGGACATAATACCTATTCTATACTTAATAGTTGGTTTAAATGGCATGTAAGATAAGTCTGTTCATTTCTGAATATACGTACTCTTCCTTTGTTAGTTATTTTAAACTAATCAACCAGCCATATTAAGTGTGTACTGTTCTATAATTTATTTGTGTTACAGTCAATTCTGCCCATCTTTAGATGTCTCAATTCCCTCGAAAGAAATGTAGAGAAGTGCAAAATATTCACCAGCTCTGATAAGTGCAAAGTAgttattcagttcttctgcagACATGGTAGGTATAATTAAAACTAGTGTAAAGTATTGtggttttttaaaagtatttttcatgtttaataTTCAAACTGCATGTCAGGACCTCCCATTTCCTTATTGTTTCGAATTTGTGTGGTTTTGTGATAGGGTAGTTGTAAGTATTATCTCTGTAGAAGTCTTGTGAGATGGTTGGTAttaatgatttccttttttgGCTTGTCAATGGCACAAGCTTTGCCTGTATacggaacttttttttttttttaatgtccttctGAATTCAAACAATTGATTGTTCTAAACTTAACTGGCTGCTTGATGATATTCTGTAAGAGTGTCTTGGTAAGTGTCCCTTGGtaagaacagaaaagaataatGCCTACCTGTATTGGAAGTGCTCTAGGATGCAAATAGTATTTTATCTGGGACTGAAAGGAGCGTGGTacctggcccaaggtcacagaactagtaAGTCACAGAGCCTGGATTTGAGTCCAGCCTCACAATAGAAGGAACCAAAACCTTCATTCATTCTCTCTGCTACATCAAGTTGTAAAAGAGATTTCCTGTCTTCCAGCCTTACATGGTGGATATTCAAATGTTGTAATCATACAGGATTTTACATGGTTGAATATGTATAGCATGGTAGCTAAGAGCAGGATCTCTGGAGATCATAGGGTCTGGGGTGGAATCTGCCCCTTCCTTGCTGAGATGTTGGGCAAATTATTTTacatctttgtgcctcagtttcctaatatgtaaaatggagacaatggtAGTACCAGCCTCCTACGGTTTTTATGAAGATTCAATGAGTTACAGGAAGTTTTACTTCTAAAGTGTTTAAAGTAATACCCGGCACATTCTGTAAGAGTTAGCTAGCTGTAGTTAGCTATAGTTATAGGTATTATGATTGCTGCTATTTTATTTGAAGTTACCAGATAGgattgtatgttttaaaaagtcttgTCCTTGTAATATTGGTCCGAATATTTTTGTAATGGAAAGATCTTCTGGAAGGTTATATTCATGTTACAATTTAtcttatatttcttaattttgtctTACATTcatcttaatattttaatttcatctcatatttgtattatattccttaatttttctcctgcaaagtatcaattatttaacattattttttccattctttgaaCTTCATTTCATGTCAAAGCAGAATCATGTAAAAAGTGTGATTAAAAGCATAGCAAGCTTTGACATCGCACAGATTTGGGTGTGGATTCTTCTGTATTTCTTATTAGCTTTGTCACAGTACATAAACTCCCTGAACCTGCTGTGGGAACTCGACCAATTTGTCGGAGGGTATGACATGTTCCATGATGTCCACTAGGGAGCGATAAACACATTCATTAAGGAATAGTGCTTCTTGTAGGCTATGTGCACCTTCCACATATTAAatattactttaattttattattttaatctgaCTGTGAAACTTAAAGCCTTTTTAATCTGTCAGTTTTGCACTTAAAATTATTAacagtttgcttttttatttttaaggtattaAAAGGATTCATAATATTTGTTTTCAAGAAAGTCAGCCTGTGcaagttatttttgaaaagaatatgtgtattaATACACTAATGATTCAACCAAGGTAATGAGTCCTCtggtgtttatttattattatttttgggtatcttatatttacacaaattattttttaaaatatattttttattgaagtatagtcagtttacaatgttgtgtcagtttctggtgtatagcacaaggcttcagtcatataggaacatacatatatccgtttttatgttccttttcaccataagttactataagatattgaatatagttccctgtgctatacagtataaacttgttttttattttatatatattagtatctacaaatcttgaactcccaatttgtcccttccgaCCCCcctctgttgtttatttttatttttctgaatatgtATGATCACAGAGTAAAGAATTAATGCCCTAGAGTTTTAAATCAGTTA
The genomic region above belongs to Camelus bactrianus isolate YW-2024 breed Bactrian camel chromosome 32, ASM4877302v1, whole genome shotgun sequence and contains:
- the LOC141575752 gene encoding uncharacterized protein LOC141575752, which translates into the protein MAAKLAFATWEWQLVHANQREVLFAGKEQGNVWKRRGTRALFLGTLEARARAAPATASKIAQALAQRLPVVPNDASPQPRAGLGRRICRSSPFCHWAPLSHHNHRRPLFLRLLGDPPTSSQPMKKEVDKRPPYGGRRRPFPAVKRSYSLENSRQGWGMGQDREVSKSAGNIRALGAVELRRAVCLNFLGLAAMLKCGMSGSQVKGGVAFLALMCREEKANSSWGSLHHRLIS